A DNA window from Dama dama isolate Ldn47 chromosome 19, ASM3311817v1, whole genome shotgun sequence contains the following coding sequences:
- the TFF2 gene encoding trefoil factor 2 — protein sequence MGPRGIWLLAALLLLGVCALAGAQKPDACQCSRREPKNRVNCGFPGISGDECFSRGCCFDSSVVGVPWCFNPLPKQELEECVMEVSARKDCGYPGISPEECESRKCCFSDTIRHVPWCFFPISTQDCHY from the exons ATGGGACCCCGAGGCATCTGGCTCCTCGCTGCGCTTCTCCTGCTGGGTGTGTGCGCCCTGGCAGGGGCCCAGAAACCAG ATGCCTGCCAGTGCTCGCGCCGGGAACCCAAGAACAGGGTGAACTGCGGCTTCCCAGGCATCAGCGGTGATGAGTGCTTCTCCAGAGGATGCTGCTTCGACTCCAGCGTCGTCGGGGTCCCCTGGTGTTTCAATCCCCTCCCGAAGCAAG AGTTAGAGGAGTGTGTCATGGAGGTCTCGGCCCGCAAGGACTGCGGCTACCCCGGCATCAGTCCTGAGGAGTGTGAGTCCCGGAAGTGCTGCTTCTCCGACACCATCCGCCACGTGCCCTGGTGCTTCTTCCCCATCTCCACGCAAG ACTGTCATTATTAA
- the TFF1 gene encoding trefoil factor 1 has translation MEPKVIYVVVLVFALALGSLAQSETETCQVEPHQRQNCGYDGITAKDCEYKGCCFDNTVRGVPWCFHSVPVEEECEF, from the exons ATGGAGCCCAAGGTGATCTACGTGGTGGTGCTGGTTTTCGCGCTGGCCCTCGGCAGCCTGGCGCAGAGCGAGACTG AGACATGTCAGGTGGAACCCCATCAAAGACAGAATTGCGGTTACGACGGCATCACAGCGAAGGACTGCGAATATAAAGGCTGCTGCTTTGACAACACAGTCCGTGGAGTCCCGTGGTGCTTCCATTCTGTGCCCGTGGAGGAAG AGTGCGAGTTTTAG